A part of Paenibacillus sp. 481 genomic DNA contains:
- a CDS encoding Panacea domain-containing protein, with amino-acid sequence MNWFLSKEAMTPKKIQKILYYAYSWYLTLENEDIEQLDKKLFHERFEAWIHGPVIPKIYSMYRDKGYQIIEKFEGFLPHFDEDTEEILQQVWDEYGHYNGTELETISHQESPWIKAREGHQPLDRCTVTIEDKDMFECYIQRIH; translated from the coding sequence ATGAATTGGTTTTTATCAAAGGAAGCCATGACACCAAAAAAAATACAAAAAATTCTGTACTACGCCTACTCATGGTATCTTACGCTAGAAAATGAAGATATTGAACAGCTTGACAAAAAACTGTTTCACGAACGTTTCGAAGCATGGATACACGGTCCTGTAATTCCTAAGATCTACAGTATGTATAGAGATAAAGGTTATCAGATTATCGAGAAATTTGAAGGTTTTCTCCCTCATTTTGATGAAGATACAGAAGAAATACTACAGCAGGTTTGGGACGAATATGGTCACTATAACGGTACTGAATTGGAGACAATTTCCCATCAAGAAAGTCCTTGGATTAAAGCGAGAGAAGGGCACCAGCCACTCGACCGTTGTACGGTAACTATTGAGGACAAAGATATGTTTGAATGCTATATTCAACGTATACATTAA